In the genome of Streptomyces sannanensis, the window GCGCTGGACGACGGTCGTTCCCGGCGGCGTCCACAGGGCCGGGTCCTGCACGTCGGGACGGCGGGCGAAGAGGCTGCTGAGCATCGGTGACTTCTCCTTCGGGAGGATCGTTGATCAGGCGGCCAGCCGGTGGGTCACCGAGGCCGTGGAGGCGAAGTAGGTGTCGGGGCTGGGCTCGTAGCCCCGGGCGCAGGGGTCGCAGCAGCCCTGGGTGCGCAGCGGGAGGCAGAAGTAGTACCTCCGGCGGCACTGCGGGCAGGTGGACCTCGCGGCCATCGCCCGGTCCAGCGCCCATTCCTGCGCGAGCGTCGGCGTCCGCTTCGGCCGGGCGAGTTCCACGCTGTAGAGCCAGGCCCGGGTCGGGTGGTTGCACGACTGGTCGGGCCGGTAGGAGCACCCCTTGCAGCGCAGGACCGCGACCGGGCCGTGCCCGCCGGGGCTCAGGCCGCGCTCGCGTAACTGCCTGCGGGTGACCAGGCCCTCGGGACAGGTGCGCCGGTCGAACTCTTCCAAGGTCGCGGTGCTGCGCGGCACCCGCTTGACCTCGCGGCGGCGCCTCTTCCGGGGGCGGGGCATCACCTGCTCCAGGTACCGGGGAGCCGGGCGGGACGCTGCGGGTAGCGGGGGCCGGGGCGCTGCGGGCGGGGCCGGCCGATCCGGCGGCGCGGGCGGGGGATGAGCACGAGCGGTTCCTCCTGGTGTCGGTGGACAGCAAGCGCCGCGCCCCGCCGACGTCGTGCTGTGTCGGCGGGGCGCGAGGTGGCCGGTCGGCCTGTCCGGCCCTCGCCCACCCGCGATCGGGGTGGGCGAGGACCAGGCGGAGCGACCGGAGGTCAGTCCCGGAACGGGCAGCCGCTGTGCGGGTGCTGTTCGGCGGCCGGGGCCGGGGGCTGCACGGGGACGTAGATCTCGGGCTTGACGGTGACCTTGGCCGGGCGCCCGGCCACGACGCGGCGGCGCAGGGTCAGGCCGCGCATCGCGAACGCGGACAGGAACGTCCAGGCGAGGACGGCGAGCCCGGCCGCGACGGATCGGCTGGCCTCGGGGGTGGTCGTCCAGACCATGAACACGGTGACCGCGCCCCACCCGGTCCACATCGCGCGTACGCCGTTGTTCCGGGAGAGGTAGCCGAGGACCAGGCCGGTGATGCCGGTGAGCAGCCACTGTAGACGGTGGAGGCCGCGACCGGGAGGCCGGCGGAGTGCTGCGCGATGTACGTGCGCACCGGCTGGTCGACGACGGCGGCGACCCCGCTGGAGGTGTCGACGCCGACCTGCACCTTGGGCACGGCGGTGAGGATCTGGTGGAGCGCCTGGAGGACGACGTCGCCGGCGGCCTTGGCCATCAGCACGACGAAGGCGACCCCGGCCGTCATCAGCACGGCGCGCAGCCAGGGCGCCATGTGGCGCAGGCCGTCCTCGGGGGCGCTGAGGACGTCGTCCCACATCTCGTACAGGACGCCGTCGACGTCCCAGGCCCGGTTCCACCCGTCGCGCACCGCCTTGCGCAGCGCGGCGAACC includes:
- a CDS encoding RRQRL motif-containing zinc-binding protein, which encodes MPRPRKRRRREVKRVPRSTATLEEFDRRTCPEGLVTRRQLRERGLSPGGHGPVAVLRCKGCSYRPDQSCNHPTRAWLYSVELARPKRTPTLAQEWALDRAMAARSTCPQCRRRYYFCLPLRTQGCCDPCARGYEPSPDTYFASTASVTHRLAA